The nucleotide sequence caataatgatgttccacatcatcatgggtgccacctcatggaagtgacaaagccactctcttaatggtttcatattaattacaattaatgcaattaatgtgattttatggtttcatattaattgcaattaatgcaattaatgtgaattttgaaatgtggccggccactttgttttgggtgaagaaattcatttttcattcacttgtgcgcatcttcttccttctccctctcaagctctccctctccctctcctcccttcgccgaaccacataggtgctagcacaccttggtttttggtcatctccatctagtgtgtccgtgtggatacttctagaggaccggcgcttgacggtcttgagatccggcatcatttggacgagcgggaacgcgaagggcatcgcatcaaaggtataaatggtttatccttatgtagatctactgtagattaaagtttttcaaactcgtactcgtattttcgttctgttttaccttgcacgagatccgtggcttgggcgattcggggtttccgcgacgcgaaaagcggttttcgcggcccgaaaaacccaacactaggCCAAGCTTAGAATATTAAATatttgatgttagaatgtttcccagccattttagaacttgtatatgtgatttgggcacgaaacagtgctgaaatcataaCTCagttgcaaaatcagaaaccccaatcggtcagccgatcgattggaggcccccaatcgatcagctgatctcgattggggagcttgatttcgcgaacagtaagctctggaatcgatcactggatcgatcgggggatttagcctcgcgaacagagagccttggaatcgatcagtggatcgattagcaagcctagatcgatcagccgatcaatccagaatttaccccgtgcacagtagcgagctgaatcgatcaatagatcgatcaacaagtctggatcgatcaactgatcgatccaaacaaagttttcatatacagtagcatgctagatcgatcagtggatcgatcaggtcattccaatcgatccacggatcgattgggaggcctgatatcagctgcAAACCCCTATTTagattccttgaccataggggatgtaatagatgacatgtatatcttagattacaccccttagcatatgtCTGATAATAAAATCCTGAATTTAGTAGCAGTTAGCAAAGattttaattggtacagctttccacacttagacttattgatggtcatggatatagcttagcacaggaaaatgtaaccccggccttacagcttagttagtaggaggcgggacgttacagagtggtatcagagcaaaagttccatacttcctacacacacatcagcattgaacctgcagcttccaagtaagaacatctctcactttatttatgtttctcgttttcatgtttagagataactaaagcatggttatttatgatagtatctaacatgataacaatagttatgcaattatgattgtattagttatgtatgtcctctatgtctctagaaattgcacgaggatgcccagctagaaggacaccagctactaaGCCCcaacaagaggcaggcagttcagtgcctcccccagaccttacagcagtagtggctcagttacaacagcaactagctgaacagcaacaagagatagccactttaagggctaatcagcagaacacccccactgtcaccccataacctaacttaacaactccagtagtgatagaggttccaccagtccagcctatagccccagcagcaggaacatagagagaagcctatctgatccagtggcagaaagtcaagccagagaatttctcaggaaccagtgaaccatgggatgctcaggcctggttcaaaacactggagagtacaatggagcttctggactggccagaacatgagaaggtgaagtgcgcctccttctgcctagtaggagatgcacgcatgtggtgggagagaattagagcgaagcgcccagtaaaccagatgacatgggctgacttcgagaaagaattctttgaggagttctttcacatgcgggtcacaaaccgtcactacgatgagttcactgaattccgccagggcaacctttcagttgaggaggccgtgaagaaattcaacaggctggctcgtctgtgtcccgaattagtcagcactgaaagggaAAGGGTCCGACTGATgcttaagatgctgaggccggacatAGCACTGAATGTAGccagtggcgttcataggccacaaaccacagaagaactagtaagtagtgccctcatcacggagcattaccagaatagcatcaagcagcagaagcaagttctctcagagtccaaaggtcaaggaggctcaggtactcagaaacaccagggccacagctcccacggctctaactggaaagggaactccagcaataaatgcaaaccagggagttacccaaaaggagaaccagctagtaaacagcctagttatcccaaatgtgttacttgtgggaaattccaccctggagtttgtcgtaagggcacacgaggatgctttgagtgtggacaggaagggcatatggctaagcagtgtccaaacaagactagtcttcctcaaccacagtcgattcagtacggaggccagccagctcagttacatcagatgcaggccgctttagatggtccacacatcagccagggcatacTAGAAGCCCCttcagctacgaccaatgcgaggatctactcactcaccagagaggacgtagcgaatgcctcgatagttgtttcaggtcagattagtattttacagcaaagtgcaactgtcttattcgatactggggcaacccattcttatatatccagggcgtttgccgaaaagatagcgatacctccagaggtactcagtggtcagtttttgacaacgctaccttcaggagaaattatggcatccacgcactggctcagagcagtgtcagtcattatagcaaacagagaactcttttgtgatctgatagtgatagatatgactgattatgatgtcatctttggaatggacttcctgatcaaatacggtgtttctatagagtgtcgtaaacagaaagtcgtattccaacctgaagtagaagtacagttcgagtacatcggagaaccaaagagaaaggccaagaagtttctctcaactctaaaagcacagaaattaatggattcaggatgtacgggattcctagcacatgtagtcaatactagtcaggacaaggaccaaaaacTAGAAGAgctccgagttgtatgtgactacccagcagtcttccctgaggagttaccaggcctagcaccagacagggagattgaatttgagatagagcttattcccggtacgaatcctatctccaaagcaccctaccacatggctccagcagaactgaaggaacttcaggagcaattataggagctgcttgacaagggcttcatacgtcctagtcactcaccatggggagcacctgtattgttcgtgaagaataaggacgggagcatgcgcatgtgcatagattacagagcactaaatcaagtcacaattaaaaacaggtatcctcttcccagaatagatgacctgttcgatcagctaaagggagcagcagtgttctctaagatagacctcagattaggttatcatcaggtgaaagttaaagaaggggatatacccatgacagcattcaggactagatacggacactacgagttcgtagtcatgccctttggcatgacaaatgctccagctactttcatggacctcatgaacagagtattcagggactacctagatagatttgttattgtgtttatcgatgacattcttatctattcaggaactcaggaagaacacgtagagcacctgagaatagtattgcagactcttcagcagaactagctgtacgccaaattcacgaaatatgaattttggttagatcaggtgtccttcctgggtcacatcatcttaaaggatggtatcatggtagaccccagtaagatagaagctgtgagtaattggaaaagacccaagagcGCCAGTGAAATcaaaagctttctgggattagcaggttattacagaaaatttgtagaggacttctccagaatagcctccccactgacagctctcaccaggaagaacagaaaatttcaatggacagaggactgtgagaacaactttaatgagctaaagaggagattgaccagtgctcccattttgactgtACCAGAAAACACCGACagttttgacatttatagtgatgcctctaaattgggactaggagcagtactgatgaaaaatggcaaggtaatcgcctacgcctccagacaactcaaggactatgagaggaactatcctactcatgatcttgagcttgcagcagtcgtgttcgctttcaaaatttggagacattacttgtatggagctcactatagagtgtatacagatcatcagagcctgaagtatttcttcactcagaaggatctgaatatgtgacagcgcagatggctatagttggtcaaagactacgacatagacatcctctaccactcaggaaaagctaataaggtagcagacgcacttagcaggaagtccagtgctaccttactatccctagcagtcatgtcaccgcccctatagAAGGAGATCACGGGTTTCGGTCTTGAACTTATaatgggacagctctctactatgacgttagaatccaccttgcttggtgacatccagacagctcaggaacaggatcctgaaattcagaaaatcaagcaagggatagcagaaccagaaagtggagagttcagaatagctGACAGTGGGGCAGTATATTtcggtgacagattatgtgttccagatcaggaggaactacgaagaaagattttagatgaggctcacaggactccctatgcgatgcatcctggctccaccaagatgtaccaggacttgaagaaatatttttggtggcctggaatgaaaagagacatcgctagatatgtcagcacctgtctaacctgtcagagggttaaggcagaacaccagagaccaggaggagctctgcagcctattcagattccaaaatggaagtgggaagatatttccatggacttcatagtggaactacccagaaccacgaatggttttgacgtcatctgggtaatagtagataaattaactaaatcagccacttcttagctatcaggatatcctattctatggagcagctagctcagttgtatctcaaggagatcgttagattacatggatccccacgaaccattatttcagacagagacagtaggttcacgtcacacttctgggagtgtgtacagtcagcattgggcactaagttaaaatttagcacaactttccatcctcagacagatggtcagacggagcgagtaaatcaggtactcgaagatatgctccgagcttgtgccctagacttcaagggaagttggtgcaaatacctGAGTTTAgtagaatttacatacaacaatagctatcaggccaccatcggcatggcaccttacgaggctctctacgggcggaggtgtagatctccaatctgctggtatgagagtggtgaacagaaagaactagaacttcagacagatctagtagcagataccacagcagctatacagcagatccgccagaggatagagacagctcagagccccagaaaagctatgctgatacacggcgcagacctttagagttttcagttggggatacagtgttcctcagagtggctcccatgaagggagtaatgcgttttgggaagaagggcaaattaagtcccagatatgtgggatcataccttatcagcagaagagttggcaaggtatcatatgagctagagctaccccaggagatgtcagctatccataaggTATtttatgtctctatgctgaagaagcatatcccagatgccacccaggtgattgagccccagttggtacaagtccgcgaagacctcagctatgacaatcggcttattcagataatagaccgagcagttaagaaattgcggaacaaggaagtaccattagtaaaagttatttggcaaaatcacacaacagaagaggcaacttgggagacagaagccagtatgagacagaagtacccagagttattctaagttcgaggaccaactttttataaggtatgggggattgtaacgcccgaaaattctcaaaataattattagaaatatcctagtatttttctggaattttaggatatttttacagaatttttagaatagcggagggagcaaaaataaatagaatcgtaaaatagcctacgcgggaattgaacccgagacctattgggtcctacgacttatggtgaactctagtaaccaagtgaaccagcagggccgtgctgaaagaagagggaatcaattatatttatacttaagttgggcgaattaaccacttaatataaatagggaaaaataattaagtgaggagttattttgGATCGTGACTTTTCCTCCCCTTAACCTAATCCCGTCGaaccctcttctctccctcatcctcttggcgcccaagccaaggaaaacctagggttccatccctaggatcGTAGGAACGTCTCCTAGCGATAACTCCGGCGCAAGGACGCTCTCCAccacgagaggaacacgtagacacaaggagatcgccgaagggatcgtctccaccagaaaactagcgactagaatcgtaagaaatctagcgcaggaggtaagaaacccctcacctgcagtataagtagctctttcgaggttttacgcattagtttagttgtatgcagaattttagtacGTAGAGTGTGgactagtgcacaccatatgtttgataaaatgtgtagctcagttaaatgccaccataggcattttaatagctcagtaaatgcaatagaagcatttttacagcatgttcagttttaATACAGTTTTTAtaggactatggtccaatggatgggctcccacagtcacctctaggttcagacaacctagctctaggttcagataacctagaaataacaagataagaaaattcagcTATACCAGTAtcttactttatcagtggcactgtactggactagatgtccattgggttgggctcccatagtcgtccctaggtttagataacctagtaaaccctactagattcggaatttgtaaccccgggtctagttagggatgcgcgcatagcaagtacggttgccgggcccatcagcagcatgattagtattttgatctattattataaatagttttataaaatctcacaatcagttatgtgaacatgatttaaattcagtattagcttagttcagttcagctcagtgttatatcagtttagcttctttccatcgatacatgtgatagtttcatgcttagctcttgatattccatgactaGTTTTGATGCCATGTTTTAATATACATGACTAATAACCTCAGTATTTATATTTCAGCATGTcaacatgtatttcaaatagcatgttttaaaagcatgattccatcgtatgcatgttttgtgaggtagatggtttcttactaagcgaaagcttatagatactcttttccttatactacagataaaggtaaaggaaagatggactagcggaggctggaggttaatgcgatgaagatgtgtgtaggtgaaacttggaataaagatcttagggatctagcaagttttgttttaagcattagaactctttagcaatTTATTTGTTCCGCACTTGAGTATGTTCAATTgtcatgaactagtgaactatgcaCTAGGCCAAGCTTAGAATATTAAATATTTGGTGTTAGAATGTTTCTcagccattttagaacttgtatatgtgatttgggcacgaaacagtgctgaaatcataactcagctgcaaaatcagaaaccccaatcgatcagccgatcgattggaggcccccaattgatcagctgatcgatttggGAGCTTGATTttgcgaacagtaagctctggaatcgatcactggatcgatcagggatttagcctcgcgaacagagagccttggaatcgatcagtggatcgattagcaagcctggatcgatcagccgatcgatccagaatttacccgtgcacagtagcgagctgaatcgatcaatggatcgatcaacaagtctggatcgatcaactgatcgatccaaacaaagttttcatatacagtagcatgctggattgatcagtggatcgatcaggccattccaatcgatccacggatcgattgggaggcctgatatcagctgcAAACCCCTATTTagattccttgaccattggggatgtaatagatgacatgtatatcttagattacaccccttagcatgtgTCTGATAAtaaaatcccgaatttagtagcagttagcaaagattttaattggtacagctttccgcacttagacttagtgatggtcatggatatagcttagtaCAGAAAAATATAAccccgaccttacagcttagttagtaggaggtggggcGTTATACATATCAAATCATAGGTTCCACcaaacctttaaaatattttaaaggataAATAACTAAATGTATCATTAACATTATAAGTTTTAATAAATCTATCATGAACTTTTAAAAATGGCAATTTTATCTTTAACCGTGTATgataacaacaaaattatcatatTGTATGCATAACAACAATTTTGCCGACTCAAGTGCAATTTCACATCCTAGTAAATTAAAGAAGCTACCtttttttttcagaatattaGATTATTATAAGAACATCCTTTTTCTAAAATATAGATTGTTGTTCAGTCACAAACTCTCAAATCAATTATATATTAAGCTCTCATTTTCGCGCTAAGAACATCAAATTAATTGTTTAACTAGACTAATGTCATATGTAtgagtaaaaaaaatctaaaaataaatgtaaatttttaagataataaaaaaatggcatataaattttttcattaatttttaaaaatttatacatgaattagaaatttaaaaatataaatttatattttttaaaaaaaagtttaaaaaaatctaaaaatgtcaaaaataggaaTGATACGGTGAATAACCCGAGTTCGGTCAAAGTCTAGGAGGCCAGCTAACATGACAAACAAAGTCAAAGAGAGACTAACACTCGGGCCAGCGCAGTCGATAGTCTAAGCCAAGAGATTATCTAACGGGACCCATGTGTCGGTCGGACACTGAGTCCCTTAGTATTGATGAAACTCTCAAACCGAATTAGTATCATCCAAAGCCAGGTCTTCTTCATCACTCGGGGATAGCACGGTTAGCTATTTCAGGCAAGTAATCTGGCCGATCGGACCTATGGTCTGACCAGACAAACTAGACACTTGGTCTAATCGGAGTGACTGAGCGAAGGATGGGTCCTCGACAACATTCCTCAAATCTGACCTAGTTGCTCTTGCAAGCTACAACCGATCGGCCTACAGAGTGGACTCGGTCGATTTGCCAGCTAAGCATATTAAGGGCCTCTCAATCTAACAGCCTCACATTTCTTTTTGACGTTTTGTGTCATGGATGACAGAGAATATTCCATATGCAAGTTGTACACTAGAAGTTTCCACCCTGTCGGATGCAGAGATTTTGGATCTATTTTAGGAAATGTGTCAAAACATCTTTATGGTTTATCTTTTTTTGAAAATGCTTTGAGATTCGTGCACAGATAAATAGTAACATTATAAAAGGGGATTTCCATCTACAGACGCAAGTACGCTATGCATTGGTGATGCTACGTAATTTTACGCACTCTTAGTCATTGTTCGTCTTATTGTTCATTTACAATTCACTGCCTTCCACTAGAGCAttcactgacttgagtgtcagattgtctatgctaggaaccaccttcCTAGCCTGGTTACTGACATTCCTTTTGACACGTAGAATCGTTTGGAGTCATTTTTTGCTAACCCGAAGTCTTAGTTCAATCAACATTAGGGTCACATACCTAACACATCATCTCCATCGATTTCCGATGGGATCAAGGAATATAATAGTTTTGGTCAAAATAGTGACTAAACAATTCAAAAATGgtcatataattattttaattgaaattgttatgattttttaattaaattttaatctaaGTATATAAATAGTGTTTTTTAAATTTCTATCATACTTTTAAAATCATCAAACGACTAAAAAATTATCATTATCAAGATTGCTATCTAgatctaaaatataaatattgTTTATGAAAAACAAaagatatatatacataaataaTATTATAGTGCTGTTTCTTTCTAATCTACCCTCATAAATGGATTTTGATTTTCACAGTTTTTTTATTCTATAATAGTGTGGTCAAAATTACTagatttatataataattttaatggtttttaGTTATTTGCTTACTTTGAATGGATAGTCAAACTTCAATGGTCTTCTattattcaaattcaaaatttgagcATGATTATAATTAGTTTTGGACCAAAACTGATGCATAATTATTTTTGAATCGTTTAATCATTTAAGAATATGAATGAATCATAATAGCCTCATGCAGTGCGTTTAAATATTCACTTTGAAAACTCACACTAATTTTATTGAATCAAATTATAATATAATTGATTCTTTAGTTCAAATTGACATCAAAATACTATATGTTTTAACTTGAAtattaatatattataattaCAAATATATCATTATCATGTGTGAATAAAccaaaatcaattaaattttaaattcaattaactGAAAAACCGAAACAGAATATACAATTTCAGTTATAAAAAAAACtacttaaaatataatttaattagggcGTTGATTTACATCAAATGCTACAAATTCTAGCTAAGAGAGGTTAAATTGATGTCTTATATTTAtacaaaatatatctatataCTTTAAATTTACTAATAagcaattaaaataatatttttatgctTTAGACAAATCAACTCTTGTCAacataatatttttctaaattatgATTCCGACAAATTATGTtgctttataaatatttttattgtatTAATACTCTCTCTAGCTACTAAACTACAAGTGAGCTAAAAGTAATAAGAATTCATGCTGTATGATTATTAATGTCAGATGGTAAAAGTTAAAGTCGTCATAAACAACTACCAGTTTTTTATTACCTTGCTACCTACTGAGTTGAAGTCATTCAAGACTTACAAAGTAGACACAAAAAAAAacatcctcttctaaaaattatcAAAACAGCATTTCACCCTGTGATTAATATTTAAAACATCCTTTTTTAGtatctttaattaaaattatactagtaaGATATTTAGATGGTCATCTAGATATTCACGGTTAAATTccgtatttataaaaaaataatttctaaataaaagacacaaacactttaataaagttaatcacaccctttgattaaAGTTGGTCTGAAGTGATACAAAAGTTGCTCCAGCATCAAACACAAATGACTATTTCAATTTTACACAGTCAAACATCATCACCCAAAACGAGTTGACTTGACTTCAATATTTGTGTCTGAATTCTGATGGTAAGACTAAGTCAGTCAACGTTTCAATGTTCAACAACTTCACGTGTTTCTCCAATTAGAAGCTAGtcttcatttatatatatatatatatacacactctCCTATCAAGTATCAACTCCCAACAAATCTACGACCTCCCTTTCCcctgaagagagagagagagagatccttggtcatggcaactGTTGGAATCCACAATTTGCAGTCGTCTTCATCATCTCACCCGAGAATTCATGCTTCTCTTAATCCCCCATCCAATTTTCGACCCCAAAGCATCTATCTCCGGCAAGTAGCCAACAAGATCAAGGTCGACGAACTCATGCTGAGACAAGACAACGCGGCCACCATCACCACCATAAGATCCGCTGCGGATCGCCGGGACAACGACTCGGTTGCCAAGCTTCTGGCCATAGCCGAGGCAGTCGCCGACCGTGCCAACATGCACTCCATCATCGGAGCGCAGAGGAACAACTGGAACCATCTCCTCACCAACTCCATCAACTCCATCACCCTCATCGGCGCCCTCATGGCCGGCCTCTCCGCCGTGCCCGTCGACGCAGCGATTCCGCAGCTTTCGGCGCTCAAGATCTCCTCCATGCTCCTGTTCGGCGTCGCCACCGGAATGATGGTGATAGTGAACAAGATCCAGCCCTCGCAGCTCGCCGAGGAGCAGAGGAAGGCCACGTGGATGTGGAAGCAACTGGAGAGGTCGATCCAGGACGGCCTCTCCCTGCGTGCGCCGGCGGAGGCTGACGTGGCGGAGGCGATGAGCAAGGTGCTGGCCCTCGAGAAGGCTTACCCCCTGCCCTTGCTCCCCGGCATGCTCGACAAGTTCCCCAAGACGGTGGAGCCGAGTCGCTGGTGGCCGGAGCCACCATGTCCGAGGGAGAAGGAAGCCCGCCCAGCGCGCGAAACCATGGACAAGAACGGGTGGAGCAAAGAGTTGGAAGAAGAGCTGGAGGGCCTCCTCAAGGTCTTGAAGGTGAAGGACGAGGGACAATACGTGAAGCTCGGGAAGGTGATCCTCCGCTTCAACAGGGCTTTAGCCACCGCAGGGCCGGCCTTCGGCGGACTGGCTTTAACGGGGTCGGCTTTGATAGGCACGTCAGCGCTGGGGGCGCTTCCCGTGCTGCTCGCGGTGGTCGGCGGCTCGCTGGCGGCCGTGGTGAACACGCTGGAGCACGCGGGGCAGGTGGGGATGCTGTTCGAGCTGTTGAGGAACAACGCCGGCTTCTACAAGTGGCTGCAGGAGGAGATCGAGATGAACCTGAGGGAGGAGGATGTGGAGAAGAGGGAGAACGGCGAGCTGCTGAAGTTGAAGTTGGCATTGCAACTGGGAAGAAGCACGTCGGAGTTCCAAGACTTTGCCGAGTACGCCTCTCCTTCCTGCAAAGAGGAGGACGTCGATGGTTTTAAAGGCTTCGCCGGAAAACTCTTCTGAATGCCTGCCTTCTCTCTTACTGAACTTTCACTGTTAACCAAATAGATTGGACACATGAAGTTCTCTCAGTAATGATATTAAATCTAGTTCACATTGTCGATCTCCAACATAAACATACA is from Zingiber officinale cultivar Zhangliang chromosome 7B, Zo_v1.1, whole genome shotgun sequence and encodes:
- the LOC122004507 gene encoding probable F-box protein At4g22030, with translation MATVGIHNLQSSSSSHPRIHASLNPPSNFRPQSIYLRQVANKIKVDELMLRQDNAATITTIRSAADRRDNDSVAKLLAIAEAVADRANMHSIIGAQRNNWNHLLTNSINSITLIGALMAGLSAVPVDAAIPQLSALKISSMLLFGVATGMMVIVNKIQPSQLAEEQRKATWMWKQLERSIQDGLSLRAPAEADVAEAMSKVLALEKAYPLPLLPGMLDKFPKTVEPSRWWPEPPCPREKEARPARETMDKNGWSKELEEELEGLLKVLKVKDEGQYVKLGKVILRFNRALATAGPAFGGLALTGSALIGTSALGALPVLLAVVGGSLAAVVNTLEHAGQVGMLFELLRNNAGFYKWLQEEIEMNLREEDVEKRENGELLKLKLALQLGRSTSEFQDFAEYASPSCKEEDVDGFKGFAGKLF